The genomic region GAGTAAGTGGTTACGCGTTAAAACTCAGAAGAGTCGTTAATGCTGCTCTCCGCGATTATTATAAGCAAAAAACACTGGATGCTAAAGAAATAAATAATATTATTAGCGACTTGAACGCTAAAATCTTTAATGTTCTAGTAGAAAGATTTGAAATTCCTAAAGATGCTATTGTAAATATTATACTTAACTACGAAGTAGAAAACAATAAATTCGTCATAAAAGATATCAAGGTTGAAGTCTACG from Staphylothermus marinus F1 harbors:
- a CDS encoding DUF2258 domain-containing protein, with protein sequence MPEVRTGPVRVSGYALKLRRVVNAALRDYYKQKTLDAKEINNIISDLNAKIFNVLVERFEIPKDAIVNIILNYEVENNKFVIKDIKVEVYDLNEILTRNATTEIKKIIGLQ